A portion of the Lysinibacillus timonensis genome contains these proteins:
- a CDS encoding transcription repressor NadR, which produces MKKMLGDERRNELLSILKNSNEPITGTDLAKHANVSRQVIVNDMNLLKARNEPIVATSQGYLYIKIDDTKQMFERKIVCLHTAEQAEDEMLTIVDCGVTLNSVMIEHPVYGEITASMMVSNRIDVQNFIKRVNETNASYLLDLTNGTHLHVISAPSVQLLDSAILRLREKGYLVEG; this is translated from the coding sequence ATGAAAAAAATGTTAGGAGACGAACGTAGAAATGAACTTCTCTCAATTCTGAAAAATTCAAACGAACCAATTACTGGTACTGATCTTGCTAAACATGCCAATGTTTCACGACAAGTGATTGTTAATGATATGAATTTGTTAAAAGCTCGCAATGAACCAATTGTTGCAACAAGTCAAGGATATCTTTATATTAAGATAGATGATACTAAACAGATGTTTGAACGTAAAATAGTTTGTTTACATACTGCCGAACAAGCGGAAGATGAGATGTTAACAATAGTTGATTGTGGAGTCACATTAAACAGTGTAATGATTGAACATCCAGTTTATGGCGAGATTACCGCTTCCATGATGGTTTCCAATCGCATAGATGTACAAAATTTTATTAAACGTGTAAATGAGACGAATGCTAGTTATCTTTTAGATTTAACAAATGGCACACATTTGCATGTTATTTCAGCACCTAGTGTTCAACTGCTAGATTCAGCTATTTTAAGACTAAGGGAAAAGGGCTATTTAGTGGAAGGATAA
- the obgE gene encoding GTPase ObgE codes for MFVDHVKIYVKGGDGGDGMVAFRREKYVPNGGPAGGDGGHGGNVVFLVEEGLRTLMDFRYKRHFKATRGEHGMSKGMHGKNAEDLVIKVPPGTVVLNEETGAVIADLVEHGQTAIIARGGRGGRGNTRFATPANPAPELAEKGEPGQELNVILELKVLADVGLVGFPSVGKSTILSVVSAAKPKIGAYHFTTIVPNLGMVETDDGRSFAMADLPGLIEGAHQGVGLGMQFLRHIERTRVIVHVVDMSGMEGREPYEDYVTINEELKQYNLRLTERPQIVVANKMDMPDAEENLQEFLSKVGDSVKVFPVSAISRQGLTPVLYEIADLLEVTPEFTLHEIEEEESNATVLYKHESKGEDFEITRDDDGAFVISGYSLERLFKMTDFSREDGIRRFARQLRAMGVDEALREKGAQDGDTVRLLEFEFEFVE; via the coding sequence ATGTTTGTTGATCACGTGAAGATTTATGTAAAAGGTGGAGACGGCGGAGATGGAATGGTTGCTTTCCGTCGTGAAAAATACGTACCAAATGGAGGACCTGCTGGTGGCGATGGTGGCCATGGAGGAAACGTTGTATTTCTAGTAGAAGAAGGTTTACGTACGTTAATGGATTTTAGATATAAGCGACATTTCAAAGCTACCCGTGGCGAACATGGTATGAGTAAAGGGATGCACGGTAAAAATGCTGAAGATTTAGTTATAAAAGTACCGCCTGGCACTGTTGTCCTTAATGAGGAAACAGGTGCTGTCATTGCAGACTTAGTGGAACACGGACAGACTGCAATTATTGCACGTGGAGGTAGAGGTGGACGTGGGAATACACGTTTTGCAACACCAGCAAATCCTGCTCCTGAGCTTGCAGAAAAAGGTGAGCCAGGTCAGGAATTAAATGTTATATTAGAGTTAAAAGTATTAGCTGATGTTGGACTTGTCGGTTTTCCAAGCGTAGGTAAGTCAACCATTCTGTCTGTCGTTTCAGCAGCAAAGCCGAAGATAGGTGCATACCACTTTACTACTATAGTTCCAAACCTAGGAATGGTCGAAACTGATGACGGACGAAGTTTTGCAATGGCTGATCTTCCAGGGCTAATTGAAGGTGCTCATCAAGGTGTTGGATTAGGAATGCAGTTCCTAAGACATATTGAAAGGACAAGAGTTATCGTTCATGTAGTTGATATGTCCGGAATGGAAGGCCGTGAACCTTACGAAGATTACGTTACAATTAATGAAGAATTAAAACAATATAATCTTCGTTTAACAGAAAGACCTCAAATTGTTGTCGCTAATAAAATGGATATGCCAGACGCGGAAGAAAACCTACAGGAGTTCTTAAGCAAAGTTGGAGATTCAGTAAAAGTATTCCCTGTTTCTGCAATCTCTCGTCAAGGGCTTACACCTGTGCTTTATGAAATTGCAGATCTGTTAGAGGTAACACCCGAATTTACATTGCATGAAATTGAGGAAGAAGAAAGTAATGCAACAGTTCTTTACAAACATGAGAGTAAAGGTGAAGATTTTGAAATTACCCGCGATGATGATGGGGCGTTTGTTATATCAGGTTATTCTTTAGAACGATTATTTAAAATGACGGATTTCAGCAGAGAAGATGGAATTCGACGTTTTGCAAGACAGCTAAGAGCTATGGGAGTTGACGAAGCGTTGCGTGAAAAAGGTGCACAAGATGGGGATACGGTACGATTATTAGAATTTGAATTCGAATTTGTAGAGTAA
- the rpmA gene encoding 50S ribosomal protein L27, with protein MLSLDLQFFASKKGVGSTKNGRDSEAKRLGAKRADGQFVSGGSILYRQRGTKIYPGTNVGRGGDDTLFAKVDGVVKFERMGRDKKKVSVYPVAQEA; from the coding sequence TTGTTATCTTTAGACCTTCAATTTTTCGCTTCGAAAAAAGGAGTAGGTTCTACTAAAAACGGACGTGATTCAGAAGCTAAACGCCTTGGTGCGAAACGTGCTGATGGTCAATTCGTATCTGGTGGTTCAATTCTTTACCGTCAACGCGGTACAAAAATTTACCCTGGTACAAACGTTGGTCGTGGTGGAGATGACACACTTTTTGCTAAAGTTGACGGCGTTGTGAAATTCGAACGTATGGGCCGTGACAAGAAAAAAGTTAGTGTTTATCCAGTTGCTCAAGAAGCATAA
- a CDS encoding ribosomal-processing cysteine protease Prp — protein sequence MITVTIHHNETRHVSAFEFSGHAEYDQTGKDLVCAGASTIAIGTVNAIYALLNIEPKVEQANEGGGYLRVDLPTDIDSEIDAKLQLIVQVMTAQVYSMVQNYGQYIRINYNQVGGGTE from the coding sequence AGACATGTATCTGCATTTGAATTTTCAGGTCATGCTGAGTACGACCAAACTGGTAAAGATTTAGTTTGCGCAGGTGCTTCGACGATTGCCATTGGTACAGTCAATGCTATCTATGCATTACTAAATATTGAGCCGAAAGTTGAACAAGCTAATGAGGGTGGAGGATATCTACGAGTAGATCTTCCTACTGATATAGATTCTGAAATCGATGCAAAACTACAACTAATTGTCCAAGTTATGACTGCACAAGTGTATTCTATGGTGCAGAATTACGGGCAATATATTCGTATCAACTACAATCAAGTAGGAGGTGGAACAGAATGA
- the pheA gene encoding prephenate dehydratase produces the protein MNLESMERKIAYLGPEASFTYIATKGLFPNECLVPKTTIPDCIDAVVEGKVDYAVVPLENALEGIVPLTIDYLFHDVELKVVAEVLEKIQQHLMVNKAQLPNWRQVEEIYSHPHALAQCHKYLSYRFSGIPLRQISSTSAAAKLVSENPNRCIAAIGNASSAEKYGLEIVEKNIHDFHFNHTRFYVLSKQNTRLPVEQSEGHPKTTIMFTLPSDESGTLHQVLSVFAWRKLNLSKIESRPLKTGLGHYFFIADILADENEVMMQGAFEELQSIGVTIKSLGTYYTYLTPEG, from the coding sequence GTGAATTTAGAGTCAATGGAGAGGAAAATTGCATACTTAGGTCCAGAAGCATCGTTTACATATATTGCAACAAAAGGACTTTTTCCAAATGAATGTTTAGTACCAAAAACAACGATACCTGATTGTATCGATGCAGTTGTTGAAGGGAAAGTCGATTACGCAGTTGTTCCGTTAGAAAATGCATTAGAAGGAATCGTACCTTTAACAATCGACTATTTATTTCATGATGTAGAATTAAAGGTCGTTGCAGAAGTACTTGAAAAAATACAGCAGCATTTGATGGTAAATAAAGCGCAATTACCGAATTGGCGTCAGGTGGAAGAAATTTATTCTCATCCTCATGCACTAGCACAATGCCATAAATATTTATCATATCGATTTAGTGGTATACCATTACGACAAATCTCATCAACATCAGCAGCTGCGAAACTAGTATCTGAAAATCCAAATCGTTGTATTGCTGCGATTGGTAATGCATCTTCAGCAGAAAAATACGGGCTAGAGATTGTTGAGAAAAATATTCACGATTTCCATTTTAACCATACACGATTCTATGTCTTATCTAAACAAAACACTAGACTACCTGTTGAACAGTCTGAAGGTCATCCTAAGACTACCATTATGTTTACACTTCCTTCAGATGAATCTGGTACACTTCATCAAGTATTATCTGTATTTGCATGGAGAAAATTAAATTTGAGTAAAATTGAATCAAGACCATTAAAAACAGGTCTAGGTCATTATTTTTTCATCGCAGATATATTAGCAGATGAAAATGAAGTCATGATGCAGGGAGCTTTCGAAGAGCTACAATCTATAGGGGTAACCATTAAATCATTAGGTACTTACTATACTTATTTGACTCCTGAAGGATAA
- a CDS encoding ACT domain-containing protein produces the protein MKNVANQRYYLVREDVLTDAMQKTLEAKQLLESGTVSSIWDAVKKVDLSRSAFYKYRDAVFPFHSIVQERILTIIIQLQDQKGTLAKLLEIITNAYCNVLTIHQTIPIQGRANVTLSLDVTSMSIDLNELIEQIDQLEFVESAEVISSGAL, from the coding sequence ATGAAAAACGTAGCAAATCAACGGTATTACCTAGTGAGAGAAGATGTACTAACAGACGCTATGCAAAAGACACTAGAGGCAAAGCAACTATTAGAAAGTGGAACAGTATCATCTATTTGGGATGCCGTGAAAAAGGTTGATTTGTCGAGAAGTGCGTTTTATAAATACCGTGATGCGGTATTTCCTTTTCACTCAATCGTACAAGAACGGATTTTAACGATTATCATTCAGTTACAGGATCAAAAAGGGACTCTTGCAAAATTGCTTGAAATAATTACGAATGCATATTGCAATGTGTTAACAATTCATCAAACGATTCCAATCCAAGGTCGTGCTAATGTTACTTTGTCTCTTGATGTAACAAGTATGAGCATTGATTTGAATGAATTAATTGAGCAAATTGATCAGCTGGAATTTGTTGAATCGGCGGAAGTAATTAGTTCTGGTGCATTATAG